DNA from bacterium:
CCCCAGGGCCGAGTTTTCCGGGGAACAGTACACCCGAGGTCGGGATTGCCCACGGGTAAAGATAAACCGAGCCGCCTCTGGAGCGACACGTTCTGGATGTCCGCCGCCGGCCTGGTCAGCGCCGGCCTGAGCATCGTGCGCGCCCTCCTCCTGCCGAAAATAATAGGCAATCCGGCGCACTACGGGCTGCTTCTCGTCATCAACCTCATCGTGGGCTACGGGGCCTACGCCCATCTCGGCGTGACGCTGGGCATCTACCGCCAGATTCCCTACCTGCGGGGGGCGGGAACCCCGGAGGAGGAAATCGCCGATCTGCGCAACTCCTCCCTGGGCTTCGTGCTCCTGATGGGGCTCGTGGCTATTCTCGCCGCCTTCCTTTTCGGCTGGACCCAGATAGAAGAAGGCACCCTCCTCGGGTTCGCCATCCTCGGCGCCGGAGCGGCCCTGGTCCCCTTAAGGAACCTGACGGCCATTCTGACGAACTTCTACCAGGCCGAGGGACGGTTCCGCTTCCTGGCCGTCCTGGAGTTCTTCTACTTCCTCTCTTCCGTCGGTCTCACCCTCCTGGGAGCCCAGTTCTTCGGGGTTCTCGGCGCCGCCGGGGCCCTGATAATCGTGGAAATCGTCTTCGTCGTCATCTACTGGAGCCGGACCGGCTACCCCCGTAGGTTGCGGCTGGTACCCCATTTCAACTGGTCGAAAATTTTCCGGGTGATGCGCGTCGGACTGCCGCTGACCATCGTCGTATTCCTTCGCTTTAGCCTGGAGAGCGTGGACAAGCTGTTCATCGCCCGGTTCATAGGCGGCGTTGACCGGGGTTTTTTGAACCTGGCCGCCACGGTGGGGATGCTCATCATTCTGGTCCCGGGCAAACTTGGCATCGTCCTCAACCCGGAACTGGCGCGCAGCACCGGCGCCGGCGAAATCGGCGAGCTCAGGCGCCGTCTGGTGACCTACACCGAGGCGACCGCCTACGTGGGCGCCCTGATAGCTGGATTGACGGTCATTGGCGCGAGGACGGTCCTGGCGGCCTGGCTGCCCGCTTACGCCCCGTCTCTGGCGCTCATAGACCTCTACGCGCCCCGGATGGCCTTCTACGCCATCATCACCATTGCCGGGAACACCCTCATCAATCTCCTCATTGAGCGCCGGCGCGTCGGGCTGTGGATCGGGATGCAGATCGGCATCCTGCTCCTGGCCGTCGCGGGTTGCATCCTGGCCCTGTTCCGCTTCGGGTCCAGCTGGTCCATCGTGATGGTCGGCACGGTTGCCATCATCCTCAACTCCCTCCTCATCAACCACTTCGCCGCGAAAGAGGTGGGGATGAATCTGCGGGAGAGATTGGGCTTCCTCCTGCGACTCCTCTTGCCTCTGGGTTACGTCGGCGTGCTCGTGGAGGGGCTGAAGTTTGGATTGACCTACAT
Protein-coding regions in this window:
- a CDS encoding lipopolysaccharide biosynthesis protein, with amino-acid sequence MPTGKDKPSRLWSDTFWMSAAGLVSAGLSIVRALLLPKIIGNPAHYGLLLVINLIVGYGAYAHLGVTLGIYRQIPYLRGAGTPEEEIADLRNSSLGFVLLMGLVAILAAFLFGWTQIEEGTLLGFAILGAGAALVPLRNLTAILTNFYQAEGRFRFLAVLEFFYFLSSVGLTLLGAQFFGVLGAAGALIIVEIVFVVIYWSRTGYPRRLRLVPHFNWSKIFRVMRVGLPLTIVVFLRFSLESVDKLFIARFIGGVDRGFLNLAATVGMLIILVPGKLGIVLNPELARSTGAGEIGELRRRLVTYTEATAYVGALIAGLTVIGARTVLAAWLPAYAPSLALIDLYAPRMAFYAIITIAGNTLINLLIERRRVGLWIGMQIGILLLAVAGCILALFRFGSSWSIVMVGTVAIILNSLLINHFAAKEVGMNLRERLGFLLRLLLPLGYVGVLVEGLKFGLTYIEHWPPFLRLTAGACVFLVLALPLILYGEHRLGLFKMLKVRLHERLLRPRGESDD